gttattttatatctGAAGTAGACCACAAGGTCATCAACAATGAACAAGGTGGGAATGGTAATCAAGGATCAACATCGAgcttttgtgtaaaaaaaatgtttatcaatAGATATACTTTTTGTAACCTGAAACATTACTAATACTGTCATGAGTATGATTGGAAATCAAACAAATTTAACATACTTTACAAAAATGACTGCTCTATTATATTACAGAAACTGAAAATCAAACAATATTGTTgttgtatctttatttattttaatcatatcatttattaattttatttagattttcttgtttatatctaattaatatTCAAGCATATTATTCTGGTCATACaaatcagggccccgttccacgaagccatcttagccctaagatcacctaacTGCACACCTAACATATacacttaaggtaatcttagcgctaagatcgctttgtggaacgggaccctggggcctaattcacaaaggtctcttagccTCTGccagacaacaaagcatcctctggGTGGAAACCGATATTGGAATCCGAACCTAACGCCTACCAGCCAGCCGAGGGTTAAACCACTGTACCAGTAATGctgggtttattattatttttttatatatttttttttagtgtgtgtgtctgtgtgtgtgtgtgtgtgtgtgtgtgtgtgtgtgtgtgtgtgttttgtgtatttttaacacaATGATCGTCTTACAGTACGATTTTagtacattgttttttttctaccTGTGACTCCTAAGATATCAATACGTTGTTATCAATTTTATCTGTTTTTCTGGCCTACTTCTCATCACTTATTACCATCCCACACCAAAATTCTTGGCTGTTGACTTTACACCTTCCACGAAAAACAATAcagataaatttaaatttaatttgtttttctcaaATAGCGTTGGCGAAATTTTGCTATAAAACCACGATGTCCCGCAGCATGCCTTCAGAATCATCTCCGAGCATTAGAACAGTCTTGATCTGCAAGGCAAAGAAAAGTCGACGCTACTCCGGATCCAAGTCATGaagctgctgttgttgttgattgTGATCGTTCCAGTCACTCTTAGTTTAAGTCCTGGAGGCGTGGTGCCCATCGATGTGACGGGAATGGACACTCTAGCAGCCGCCAACGAGGCTCTGACGCTGTTGAATTCAAAAGAAAACACAGAAAGACAGCTGAACAAGATCTTAAGCGCAAGTGTACAGGTATGCTTTATGTTCGCTtgccgagagagagagagagagagagagagagagagagagagagagagagagagagagagagagagagagagagagggagagagagaggtacgGAGGAATGGAGATAATAAGAAAAGTGAgagggaagaaagaaagaaggaaggtaggaagaattttacaaaaacaaaatgaaacataCTTTACAATGCAAGGATACCCTGCCATGAAGGCTTTTTTTGATATTTCTCGTGGTTTTGAGATGTGATATTTAAGGATCAATACTATTTTCCAAAAATGTCTACACTGCCCTTAATTACTAGTAATTCTTGAAGTGACGTGGATCACAACTTCAAAATACATGGAGAGAAAAGTATTGGGCAAGGCGTTTTGTTATTAGTGGTTTTTCTTTTGCAGGTTGTTGACGGTCTGAAGTATGTGTTTACTGTTGACGTGAAAACTGGAGACAGAGTAAGTTTTCTATACCAGTACTAATTTATTACCAGTAACATTGCAATAAGACTAACATAACTCAATTGGGTTTTAGTCCCGGGATCAGGACACTGCACTGTAGTGGTATttcgtaatatttgtaatatatgttCAACAGAAAGAGCAGTACAAGTTAATTGTGACatccaaatacatgtaaatgtacgGACTTCAGTTTTGAGCCTCCATGTTGGATCTATACAATCGTACCAGGTGTCATTGTTTGTTGAGCCCatgttatattaaattaacgGTACAAAGGCCGAATGTTCTAATACCGTGATATAAGATTACTGCCAAATCGTGTATGATAATACGAGATATGTCTTATATTATTTTCGCAAGCTTTATTTGTGTCACTGATATGACTTCTAAAGTTTAAACTGTTTACTggagtacattttttaaatttaaagtatgAAACATATAACGGAGTAGCATGTGttgaaattataaaatgattatAATGCATTTTACGAATCGAGCGGAAtgaagctcagtggtagagcgctcgctcgagATACGATGTGTTGTAGAATCGATCACTCTCGATGAACTCATTACCCACCTCCCTGTTCCAACTAGTGCCCTATTATTTATGATGAAGTGCATATAAGTTATCCCTTTTGGTACTCGCCCTTGCGGCGGTAGggctggctctctctctctctctctctctctctctctctctctctctctctctctctctctctctctctctctctgtgtgtgtgtgtgtgtgtgtgtgtgtgtgtctttctttcACTGTCTCTCAACCACGTAACAATTATGTTACATacaaaatagccatagtttaaaatgtggtgAGGTAAACATATATTCCATCCTTTCCATTGTCAATCGCAGTTATACCGAGACTATATTTTTCTTGTTGTGTTTTCTCAGGTGTTGCGAGACAAAATAAGTcaaatgaaagaagaaaacaGAAACATAGATCATTTCCAGTCACCTACAAAACtattgcaataaaatatttaaagcaaACTCtagataaacaaaaatatattatagtattctGCCGCCAGCCACTACTAgcagtgtttctgtcagaaataaatgtttgggtatggcgctatggaactgaatgcaaccacagtcaaaagGGGATATGGGGGACCTATCCCATAAAGAAAAtgagttaagtttagggttagatTTAAGacaatcatacagtaatgataagagtaatttatttttttcaaaagattaacttaaaaaacaaaatctgccaACTAATTTGGATATGGCGCCATATCCGttttatcctctggcagaaacccggACTagtactacgactactactggtactgctactgctactgctactgctattagtgctactgctactattgctactgctgctgctgctactactactgctactactactactattactactactactactactagttttgtttattttcctcAGGACGAGATCTGTCGCCTGACCATCGTGAAACAGGCGTGGTTGAATTTCTCCAGACTCACACACAGCGAGTGCAAGGCCAGACAAGTCGTCGCTGTTGAAGCTGCTGACAGTGCTGTGGTTGGCGGAGCTAAGTCTGTTGACACGACCAGGGAAGATGTCGTCGCCATGGCTGAAAATGCTCTCAGCAAACTAAATGCTAAAGAAGACACATCAAGAACCTTGAACAAAATCGTCTCTGCCAAAATACAAGTAATATAcgattattaaatattaaagtgatagaccctagtttgttTTAAACACTTGACATATTTTCCACTtcatttagattttattgtttagattattaatttccgtacatccTAAGTATTAATGGTAATcccggtgtttttaatatcacaaaatgcatttttcatatgtataaaaacgcatgtgcatctgagaagtgatggttatggagtcgagttttagtctgtttttaaggGCATTTCCTCGTTTCATCGTCACAGatcttgtttcactctactgtaacgttatccaaatgtgctaCAGGTTTGTATCTTTACTCAActcagtgtccatttttacgggttgaactAGGGTCTACGAGTTTAATAAGTTTATGTTGTTTACTGTTTTCAATGGGTTGAATACGGTCACCTCAATTTATCTTCCACTGcacgttttaaaataattattaaaagatGATTCGTATTGTCCCATAAGTCATCGTTATAACAGCATCTGCGATAGAACAATTCGCGGCTTTCGGTCATTGATCATGTTGATAATGATAATCATTTAGTTTCAAACATTGTGAGTAATAGTATGTGATATTCAgatgtaccggcctcgatgaagtaaggaaatgttttatttaacgacgcactcaacacattttatttacggttatatggcgtcagacatatggttaaggactacgcatatattgagagaggaaacccgctgtcgccacttcatggtctactcttttcaattagcagcaagggatcttttatatgcaccataccacggcctttgctacaccagttgtggagcactggttggaacgagaaatagcgtagggatcgatcctagaccggccgcgcagcaagcgaacgctttaccactgggcaaacATCCCGCCCGCCCGGCCTTGATGATATCatagttaagccattggacttaaggctagcaggtactaggttcgcaacccggtaccggctcccaccaagagcgagttttaatgactcaatgaacaaagaccactacacactcttctctgtcactaaccacgaacaactaaccaactgccctggacagacagcccagatagctgaggtgtatgcccaggacagcgagcttgaaccttaattggatataagcacgaaaaagttaaaatgaaaatgattaagatatttaaaaatgatgGGTATCGTTTTCAAGACAACAAACGATTGgacatatatgtaaaaaatccAAACAATCCGCGGAAATTGAAACAAATTATGTTGATGCCatgcacaaaataaatttatgcaAGAGAAAGCACCGTAAATTggattgcaaacatattttattgtacaaagaaaaaaagaattgggcacaagtttgacaacttacacCCTAAATAACTTAGTTTGCAcagatgttttaataataaaataaaataaaataaaataaataattaataataattgacATCAACCCTGGTTTTTGATACTTTGTAAGAATTAGACTACTACACTCGTGTCCGttatgctagtctcagactgtcaactgtcacgacgaagttggccaactcgacggctgcgttgtaatttcccccaactcctgacttacgacgggtgcgctcagattaacaactaatgagttacatgacgagaatcgagttgtaagagcgctcagactacaACTGAACAGTCGTAGAATTCGttacagcagaaagttggccaactccgtcgtgacagttgttAGTCTGACACTAGTATTAGATACGGTATATCTTATAACTCgttatttaaaagttttaaaatgtagccTACTAGCCTTGCTTACTAGATACgtattaaaaaacttttttttgtaaactttaCAACATTTATACTAAAATACTTCAAGCATGACAACGAACAACTATATTTCATTTTTCTCTCTTCAGGTTGTGGCTGGGATAAAATACGTATTTACTACTGACGTTCAAAACGGAAACGTGGTAAGTGAACACCAGATGCTTTTGGTAGATAAACTATAATCAGTTACTTCCTTGTGTAGTTTCCTTGTAGAGAGTTATTGTTGCTATGGTTATACGATGGACAGACTTtgagatttatttaaaatttactgCGTTTTTATCCGGGGTTATCCACAAGCAAGTTTAGCGGAGTGTCCTAAACGTGATGTGTTAGCAGAGTGTGATATATCAAACTGTGGCGTGTTCCCCTATCGTAGTCAATGTTCTGGTGGAAACACGCCCATAATGTCCCAACCCCATAACCTAGACAAGTATTCTGACATATTGCGTCACTGTTAcgagggtgttttttttttttacatcgtGTGGCTTGTTACATCCATTAATATACAGAAGCGGATCCAGGATGTTACCTGGGTGtgtaagtaaaacaaaaacaaaacgaaacaaaacaaaactaacaaataacccctgcaacccccccccccccccccccccaacacccaccccgcaaacaaaaacaatacaaatataccaCTAACCAAAATGTCAATTTATAGACTCCGGCTGGAAATGTGTTTTAGCcctattctgtttatatattccGACTACTCCCTCCTGAATCTTGTTATACACCCAAAATGCCAACCACTTTCAGAACCCCCGGATCTGCTACTGTTATAGTAATCATGTGTTAGCAAAATATACTGTTATGATTTACTGTACAtgaattatattgtttttggcATAATATAATACGTGTCCCACacgagttacttcccttctctTAAAAAAATCTTCatagtttattttctttaacgacaccgctaaagcatattgattaattaaaccatccgctattggatgcaattctgacacgtagtcttcagaggaaactcgctacactTTCCTATTAACAGCAataatatgcactttaccatagacaggatagcacatactgcgGCCTTTGATTGGGACGGgggaaaacaaaatcataatatgcGTTTACCGAAGgcttcgatccttcgacccatgGACCTCAGGCAGTCGATCCACCGGCTGAGCTCTAGATTTTATTGTAAAGTTCCAAAGCTAATAGTGTAGttcattaaatacaaatatatatatttagaatttgagcgcctgtaggtagtactaaaccaaataacatccagcTAGGTTAGAGTTCGAGttgcacctaacttttgataaAGCAGTTAATATCACACgccctgccattggtgatacatgtgacagtgtttgttgtgataaaaaGCTGGTTCATCTGGCaggtaaattcctgtaatttaattagaactagtgtcaatgtaccaactactATTGTGTCTGAAACATGTGCCGGGTCCTACTAAACATATcatgacaatttttgtgtggaactggagtagtcatagacgctacccgttatgtcTAAATGACCAACTAAACTTCGAATGTTATCTGATTTACTCTAAGGGTGAGGgatgatagtatttatatccgtgttgtatattagtatgtcgattgatacgctgcatgcAGGAATTTTCGCCAGATATCTAACTATTGTCGTTTattggatttgatttggtgataTACACCCTATAACCAGTGGAGGTATATAATACTCTTGCATTGCAGAACGAGGTTTGTCAACTTACTATCTTGGTAAAAGCATGGCTGTCTGAGATAACGTTAACGGATCATCAGTGTGGACCCAAAACAAGGAGGTCTGTGATTGGTGGATTGGAAGCGGTGCACATTAATGATGTGGGCTTACAGAAATCCATTGAGTTCGCAGTTCACACACTGAACGCAAAATCAAATTCTCTTCACATGAGCGTACCAATGGCTATTTCTAACATCAAACAACAGGTACGTCTTGAATTGTGGCATCAGAAACCCAAACCAAACACACCCCCCATTTCAATCTACCCTATTTATATAGAGGGAAGCACATACAAACTCCCGAGAAGCACATACAAACTCCCGAGAAGCACATACAAACTCCCGAGAATCATGAACAAACGTTTTATTAGGCCTTCGTCCCTTTCGCGCACACAAAATCCGACGCATTTTACCTAGAGTGTATAATAGAGCTATATAAACTTCATCCCGAACTGGGGGCAAAttaagaggggggggggggggggggggtaacttgGCCCAGATAATTTTCGGCGTCGAAATGTTTCTTATACTTTTATCACACCTCATATGTATTGCCGATATTTAATATTGCTCACTGTATCGGGATTAGCATCCACAGTAAGAGGCCAAATTTACAAGGCAATATCTAAATTAATGGAAGGAGTCGGGGAAGGGAGGGCTGGGGATAGCTGCCTTAGataataagattaaaaaaaggtgtttttttactACGACCCTGGTTTATTACGCTATACGAATTTCACAGGTTCGTCTACCATTATTTTTGTTCTGCATTATTTCAGATTGTGGCAGGTGTTAAATACGAATTTACAATGAAGTTAGTGGAATCTACATGCAACAAAGAAGTCGCCATTTCGCTGACGTCTTGTCCGCAACTTGCTAATGGACTGGTAAGTTTGTCGACTCTCCGTCGTTTGGGTTGTCTCCCTTTATTCAAATAGCTCTCGCAAAGGTGAgcaaaaatgttaaaacaaactgtattatTGGTAGAAGGCCACAGTTAATTGCGAATCTTCAGCAGAGATTTATGCATACCATCCCCTGGCATCACAAATGTCCAcctaagttttaaaaataaagaaaaatatatagtcttaaagatatttcaaatagGGTCATAATTACAAATAGACATAAATATTTTGAGTTAAATTTTTGTGTTACTTCTAGCATAGTATGGCCAACATTCCAAATAGTGCCCCAAACTGCATGTTCAAACCCATACAACCCACTCCAAAGCGGGAGTTGGCAGATATgacggatatatatatatatggaaactTTACTCatcaaacatttcaaaaatCCTCATTTCTataaagtttagttaaagggacagaccctagtttcaacccgtgaaaattaacactaagtttagttaatctacgaacctataacacatttggataaagttacaattgagtgaaacatgagtctgtgactttgaaatggtgaaataccctttaaaaatagactaaaactcgactccataactgttacttctcagacgcatgtgcgtttttaaaaatatgagaaatgcattttgtgatattaaaaacaccaggatgaccaaaaacacttcgaatgtacggaaattgataatctaaacaataaaatctaagtaaagtataatttaaGTTATctaaaacggttataatagtaaaaattatgcgttagtctttaaaaactagggtatgtccctttaaacctaTTGAATTTCCCCCccaaaatcagtttgtttgaaAATTTTCCAAATAGGTCGCCTCACAATTTTGTGATAAGTAAAACCCTGTGCATGACTACCAAGCCTCATAATCATGTATACTACTACCTATTGAACTACTGAATGTAATATTTGACTATTCAAGCAGTAACGAATAAAAAGtgtcaatatcaataataacTTCCAGCTAGATCAGTAAAGTCAATGCAGTCAAATAGCAAACTAACTTAAATCTGATGTTAAAATTGTTTCTGAATACCTGTCATACAAATCTGTCTAACAGGAACGGCGAAAGCAAGCAAACATTGagactgactgagatcgagggcgcaaataatagtttctagggggttcgagGGTATGGTTCCCCAGAAATGCTTTAAAACTAGATGTcgtgaaatgcaatttcctgcattctacaagtaaaattcatatcttccttaagatttactaccaatgatattttttatttagaatgATTGAGGGAACtagagtcccccccccccccccccccccccccccccccccccccccccagtcccaCCCTGCTCCGCCGTACCTGTCTAATGACTATTGAATTATGTTTCTTCTTTTCCCACCTACTACAGACCCAGACGTGTGACGTGCAGGTATTGTTCCAGGCGTGGACTCCCACACAGTTCACGCTTCTTCAAGACAAGTGTACGGCACTCTAGGTGAGTAGAAAACCACTTACCATGAAACGTAGACTGAAATCTTTCAGTAGCAGGCTCCCCAAAAATCCAGTGTTTTGCAAAAGAAtacaatgcattttttttttttactgggaGACATGTAACACTTTATTTGGTTTGGTGTTTTGAGAAAGACTGTTATATATCAtgtataattgttatattttaataattgttatattattcTAAGAAAAGGCAGCCCATAattatatgaaattttaaagttttaaaaatatataaagaaatatttatggaTAAATGTTATTGCTAataaaaagtttgctttgtttaacgacaccactagagcacattgatttattaatcatcgactattggatgtcaaacatttggtaattttgacatttagttttGAGAGAAAATcggctacatatttccatttgtagcaaggaatctttaatatgcaccattctacagacaggatagcatataccacggcctttgctataccattcttggtgcactggctggaacgagaactagcccgaCGTGCCTACAGAcgaagatcgatcctagaccgaccgcgcatcaagcaagcgcttacATACCacctggctacgtcccgcccctcttgtTGATAACATTATATTTCATTCTGTactgtataaaataatatacctaACACTATCTATTTATTTCAGACTGACTGATGTTCGTCCACTTGTTGACATCTAATGCTGATTCGTTGAGGGATTATTTAGTTCATCCGGAACAAGGAATGTCCACAAAgcattcattaattattaattacacaATGTTTCTGGTGCTTCAATCTCCTATTTTGtacttattttattgtatatacattgtattaaaatatgtcagtatacatctgcttgtttataaatgttagtttaattttggtttgttttgttttgttttctgggtggatggatgacacattggcctatttctcattccagccagtgcatggtataccaaatgccgtggtatgtgggatggtacatgtaaaagatcccttgctactaat
This DNA window, taken from Gigantopelta aegis isolate Gae_Host chromosome 4, Gae_host_genome, whole genome shotgun sequence, encodes the following:
- the LOC121372704 gene encoding multicystatin-like codes for the protein MKLLLLLIVIVPVTLSLSPGGVVPIDVTGMDTLAAANEALTLLNSKENTERQLNKILSASVQVVDGLKYVFTVDVKTGDRDEICRLTIVKQAWLNFSRLTHSECKARQVVAVEAADSAVVGGAKSVDTTREDVVAMAENALSKLNAKEDTSRTLNKIVSAKIQVVAGIKYVFTTDVQNGNVNEVCQLTILVKAWLSEITLTDHQCGPKTRRSVIGGLEAVHINDVGLQKSIEFAVHTLNAKSNSLHMSVPMAISNIKQQIVAGVKYEFTMKLVESTCNKEVAISLTSCPQLANGLTQTCDVQVLFQAWTPTQFTLLQDKCTAL